One region of Oryza sativa Japonica Group chromosome 10, ASM3414082v1 genomic DNA includes:
- the LOC4348120 gene encoding proline-rich protein 4 — MAGAPRGLVLLGVCAVLMAVAVGGEAASVVVGTAKCADCTRKNMKAEDAFKNLQVAIKCKNGNGEYESKATGKLDGTGAFSVPLDADLHSSDCIAQLHSATNEPCPGQEPSKIVPMSEGTFAAVAGKTHYRSALCASVTICGPIKKKIIDHFHKKPVPPKPEPKPEPPKPKPEPEHPFLDHIHKKEKHFFDHFHKKPVPPKPEPKPEPKPQPAPEYHNPSPPAN, encoded by the exons ATGGCAGGTGCTCCTCGAGGACTAGTTCTCCTCGGCGTTTGTGCCGTCTTGATGGCGGTCGCCGTcggcggagaggcggcgtcGGTGGTCGTCGGCACGGCCAAGTGCGCCGACTGCACCCGGAAGAACATGAAAGCTGAGGATGCTTTCAAGA ACCTCCAGGTGGCGATTAAGTGCAAGAACGGCAACGGCGAGTACGAGAGCAAGGCCACTGGAAAGCTCGACGGCACCGGTGCCTTCAGCGTCCCCCTTGACGCCGACCTCCACAGCTCCGACTGCATCGCTCAGCTCCACAGCGCCACCAACGAGCCATGCCCCGGCCAGGAGCCATCCAAGATCGTGCCAATGTCGGAGGGCACCTttgctgccgtcgccggcaagacCCACTACCGATCGGCGTTGTGCGCGTCCGTGACCATCTGCGGCCCAATCAAGAAGAAGATCATAGACCACTTCCACAAGAAGCCGGTGCCACCCAAGCCGGAGCCAAAGCCGGAGCCACCCAAGCCCAAGCCTGAGCCGGAGCACCCATTCCTCGACCACATCCACAAGAAGGAGAAGCACTTCTTCGACCACTTCCACAAGAAGCCCGTGCCACCCAAGCCTGAGCCTAAGCCCGAGCCCAAGCCGCAGCCTGCGCCAGAGTACCACAACCCTAGCCCTCCGGCGAATTAA
- the LOC4348121 gene encoding proline-rich protein 4 produces the protein MAGAPRGLVLLGVCAVLMVLAVSGEAASVVIGTAKCADCTRKNMKAEDAFKNLQVAIKCKNGNGEYESKAAGKLDGSGAFSVPLDTDLHSSDCIAQLHSATNEPCPGQEPSKIVPLSEGTFVTVAGKTSYPSALCASATICGPIKKKIIDHFHKKPVPPKPDPKPEPPKPKPEPEHPILDHFHKKEKDFFDHFHKKPVPPKPEPKSEPKPQPKPQPAPEYHNPSPPAKH, from the exons ATGGCAGGTGCTCCTCGAGGACTAGTTCTCCTCGGCGTTTGCGCCGTCCTGATGGTGCTCGCCGTCAGTGGCGAAGCGGCGTCGGTCGTCATCGGCACGGCCAAGTGCGCCGACTGCACCCGGAAGAACATGAAAGCCGAGGATGCTTTCAAGA ATCTCCAGGTGGCGATCAAGTGCAAGAACGGCAATGGCGAGTACGAGAGCAAGGCCGCTGGAAAGCTTGACGGCTCCGGCGCTTTCAGCGTCCCTCTCGACACCGACCTTCACAGCTCTGACTGCATTGCCCAGCTCCACAGCGCAACCAACGAGCCATGCCCCGGGCAAGAGCCATCCAAGATCGTGCCATTGTCGGAGGGCACCTTTGTCACCGTCGCTGGCAAGACCAGCTATCCGTCGGCTTTGTGTGCGTCGGCGACCATCTGCGGCCCCATCAAGAAGAAGATCATCGACCACTTCCATAAGAAGCCGGTGCCACCGAAGCCGGATCCCAAGCCAGAGCCGCCCAAGCCGAAGCCAGAGCCAGAGCACCCCATCCTCGACCACTTCCACAAGAAGGAGAAGGACTTCTTTGACCACTTCCACAAGAAGCCCGTACCACCCAAGCCTGAGCCAAAGTCGGAACCCAAGCCACAGCCCAAGCCACAGCCAGCGCCTGAGTACCACAACCCTAGCCCACCAGCGAAGCACTAA
- the LOC4348122 gene encoding proline-rich protein 4, translating into MQASCVCIHRCLYKPRVCLTFHFIHLYTSAIFSYTELARISSAMAGAPRGLVLLGVCAVLMAVAVGGEAASVVVGTAKCADCTRKNMKAEDAFKNLQVAIKCKNTNGEYESKAAGKLDGTGAFSVPLDADLDSSDCIAQLHSANNEPCPGQEPSKIVPMSEGTFVAIAGKTHYPSALCASATICGPIKKKIIDHFHKKPVPPKPEPKPEPPKPKPEPEHPFLDHIHKKEKHFFDHFHKKPVPPKPEPKPEPKPEPKPQPAPEYHNPSPPAKN; encoded by the exons ATGCAAGCAAGCTGTGTTTGTATTCATCGATGCCTATATAAACCGCGCGTTTGCCTCACCTTtcacttcatccatctctacaCATCAGCAATATTTAGCTACACAGAGCTAGCTAGGATTAGCTCAGCAATGGCAGGTGCTCCTCGAGGACTAGTTCTCCTCGGCGTTTGTGCCGTCTTGATGGcggtcgccgtcggcggtgAGGCGGCGTCGGTTGTCGTCGGCACGGCCAAGTGCGCCGACTGCACCCGGAAGAACATGAAAGCTGAGGATGCTTTCAAGA ACCTCCAAGTGGCGATCAAGTGCAAGAACACCAACGGTGAGTACGAGAGCAAGGCTGCCGGAAAGCTCGATGGCACCGGCGCTTTCAGCGTCCCCCTCGACGCCGACCTTGACAGCTCCGACTGCATCGCTCAGCTCCACAGCGCCAACAACGAGCCATGCCCTGGTCAGGAGCCATCCAAGATCGTGCCAATGTCGGAGGGCACCTTTGTCGCCATTGCCGGCAAGACACACTACCCATCAGCGTTGTGCGCGTCAGCGACCATCTGCGGTCCCATCAAGAAGAAGATCATAGACCACTTCCACAAGAAGCCGGTGCCACCCAAGCCGGAGCCGAAGCCGGAGCCACCCAAGCCGAAGCCTGAGCCGGAACACCCCTTCCTCGACCATATCCACAAGAAGGAGAAGCACTTCTTCGACCACTTCCACAAGAAGCCAGTGCCACCTAAGCCAGAGCCGAAGCCAGAGCCCAAGCCAGAGCCCAAGCCGCAGCCTGCGCCGGAGTACCACAACCCGAGCCCTCCGGCAAAGAACTGA